A genomic segment from Aegilops tauschii subsp. strangulata cultivar AL8/78 chromosome 1, Aet v6.0, whole genome shotgun sequence encodes:
- the LOC109741883 gene encoding jacalin-related lectin 3 has product MSANGKSPIVVGPWGGTGGYPWDDGVYSTVCQIMITHGAAVDSIRIQYDLKGHSVWSQTHGSTEDGSETDKVKLDVPGEILLSVSGYYGSVCGSPVIIRSLTFQSNRSKYGPFGTEDGTPFSLPVSSGKIIGFHGRSGSYLNSIGFYLKQVHVPIPSPPSYPASPQLPTSAYSRNGYTVTEVDDEHDMALAVRDRADGYAVYGAGYPKQQYAHPSPDYHDGSIMNKMVSYPSSYRAAAMSGPETHGPWGGSGGTIFDDGVYTGVWQINLTRAVGVTSMKVLYDRHGQAVWGNKHGFSSGVPPDKIAFDFPSEVLTHITGYYGPTIIMGPTAVRSLTFHTNRRRYGPYGDEYGTYFSTSFADGRVVGFHGREGWYIDGIGVHVQQGKVPRSLRAAASRSPSPAPRSDPDPSDVDEEVPYAAMVKEPAAAGPGPWGGPGGRAWDDGVYAGVNQVYVTRGALIGSIQIQYDRGDRSEWSARHGTSGHITHRVKLDAPHEVLTCVRGYYNADPAEGPRALRSITFVSNRGRYGPFGDEVGTYFSSPATAEGKVVGFHGRSGQHLDAIGVHMQHWQGDRRAAPKYVLSKYLF; this is encoded by the exons ATG AGCGCCAACGGGAAGAGCCCCATAGTGGTTGGGCCCTGGGGAGGGACAGGAGGATACCCCTGGGACGACGGTGTGTACTCGACGGTATGCCAGATTATGATCACCCATGGAGCTGCCGTCGACTCGATAAGAATCCAGTATGACCTGAAAGGACACTCGGTCTGGTCACAGACGCACGGGAGCACGGAGGACGGGTCTGAAACAGATAAG GTGAAGCTGGATGTTCCCGGAGAAATCCTACTGTCCGTGAGCGGCTACTACGGATCGGTCTGCGGTAGCCCGGTCATCATAAGATCACTGACGTTCCAGAGCAACCGCTCCAAGTACGGGCCTTTCGGCACCGAGGACGGCACGCCCTTCTCGCTCCCGGTGAGCAGCGGCAAGATCATCGGCTTCCATGGACGGTCCGGGTCGTACCTCAACTCCATCGGCTTCTACCTGAAGCAAGTCCACGTTCCGATTCCGAGTCCCCCGAGCTACCCAGCCTCGCCGCAGCTCCCGACGTCGGCGTACAGCAGAAACGGCTACACCGTCACCGAGGTCGACGATGAGCATGACATGGCCCTCGCGGTGCGGGACCGGGCCGACGGCTACGCCGTCTACGGTGCCGGTTACCCTAAGCAGCAGTACGCGCATCCGTCCCCGGACTACCACGATGGATCGATCATGAACAAG ATGGTTTCGTACCCTAGCTCGTACAGGGCGGCGGCCATgagcgggccggagacgcacgGTCCGtggggcggcagcggcggcacCATCTTCGACGACGGCGTGTACACCGGCGTGTGGCAGATCAACCTGACCCGCGCGGTGGGGGTCACCTCCATGAAGGTGCTGTACGACCGGCACGGGCAGGCGGTGTGGGGCAACAAGCACGGCTTCAGCAGCGGCGTCCCGCCCGACAAG ATCGCGTTCGACTTCCCGTCGGAGGTGCTGACCCACATCACCGGCTACTACGGCCCGACGATCATCATGGGCCCGACGGCGGTGCGGTCGCTGACGTTCCACACCAACCGGCGGCGGTACGGGCCCTACGGGGACGAGTACGGCACCTACTTCTCCACCAGCTTCGCCGACGGGCGGGTCGTGGGGTTCCACGGCCGGGAGGGCTGGTATATCGACGGCATCGGCGTGCACGTCCAGCAGGGCAAGGTGCCGAGGTCCCTCAGGGCCGCCGCCAGCAGGAGCCCGTCGCCGGCGCCGCGGTCCGACCCCGACCCGAGCGACGTGGACGAGGAGGTTCCCTACGCGGCCATGGTGAaggagccggcggcggcggggccggggccGTGGGGCGGGCCGGGGGGCCGGGCGTGGGACGACGGCGTGTACGCCGGCGTGAACCAGGTGTACGTGACGCGGGGCGCCCTCATCGGCTCCATCCAGATCCAGTACGACCGGGGCGACCGGTCGGAGTGGTCGGCCCGGCACGGCACCAGCGGCCACATCACGCACCGGGTGAAGCTGGACGCGCCGCACGAGGTGCTCACCTGCGTGCGCGGCTACTACAACGCCGACCCGGCCGAGGGGCCCCGGGCGCTGCGCTCCATCACCTTCGTCAGCAACCGCGGCAGGTACGGGCCGTTCGGCGACGAGGTCGGGACCTACTTCTCGTCgccggcgacggcggaggggaagGTGGTCGGGTTCCACGGCCGGAGCGGGCAGCACCTCGACGCCATCGGGGTGCACATGCAGCACTGGCAAGGGGACCGCCGGGCCGCGCCCAAGTACGTCCTGTCAAAGTACCTCTTCTGA
- the LOC109741884 gene encoding thioredoxin H-type, with protein sequence MAASAATATAAAVGAGEVISVHTLEQWTMQIEEANAAKKLVVVDFTASWCGPCRIMAPVFADLAKKFPNAVFLKVDVDELKPIAEQFSVEAMPTFLFIKEGDVKDRVVGAIKEELTTKVGLHAAAQ encoded by the exons atggcggcgtcggcggcgacggcaacggcggcggcggtgggggcgGGGGAGGTGATCTCCGTCCACACCCTGGAGCAGTGGACCATGCAGATCGAGGAGGCCAACGCCGCCAAGAAGCTG GTGGTGGTTGACTTCACTGCATCATGGTGTGGACCATGCCGCATCATGGCTCCAGTTTTCGCTGATCTCGCCAAGAAGTTCCCAAATGCTGTTTTCCTCAAGGTCGATGTTGATGAACTGAAG CCCATTGCGGAGCAATTCAGCGTTGAGGCCATGCCAACCTTCCTGTTCATTAAGGAGGGAGATGTCAAGGACAGGGTTGTCGGAGCTATCAAGGAGGAACTGACGACCAAGGTCGGGCTACACGCGGCGGCCCAGTAA